In Phocoena sinus isolate mPhoSin1 chromosome X, mPhoSin1.pri, whole genome shotgun sequence, a genomic segment contains:
- the RPA4 gene encoding LOW QUALITY PROTEIN: replication protein A 30 kDa subunit (The sequence of the model RefSeq protein was modified relative to this genomic sequence to represent the inferred CDS: substituted 1 base at 1 genomic stop codon) — translation MSKNGFGSYGGISAAGGAIGGNDPPSQGRVALAFKSIRYRSRIQDIIPCCVNQLLTSVVIDNVFTIRGIEVSLVAIMGIIRQAETATNYVLYKIDDMTTKPINVRQWVGRDRAKQGITLLPVIVYAKVLGILKCSAEVKSLEVLKIRVLEDMNEFTTHILETVNAHMMLDKAASGQSVPVVPSEMDEAQMHSEYHPDFIRKEVLRLIQECPRXEGKSVRELQTELSNLSIGTINQAIEYLTVKGHIYPTVVGEHFKSAD, via the coding sequence ATGAGTAAGAATGGGTTTGGGAGCTATGGCGGCATCTCTGCTGCAGGCGGAGCCATCGGAGGCAATGACCCACCGTCTCAGGGCAGGGTAGCTCTTGCTTTTAAGTCCATACGATACAGGTCCCGAATCCAGGATATTATACCTTGCTGTGTAAACCAGCTGCTCACCTCCGTTGTGATTGATAATGTCTTCACGATTAGGGGAATCGAGGTTTCCCTAGTCGCTATCATGGGGATAATCAGGCAGGCAGAGACGGCTACAAATTACGTTCTTTACAAGATTGATGATATGACCACCAAGCCTATCAACGTCCGCCAGTGGGTCGGCAGAGATAGAGCAAAGCAGGGGATAACTCTCCTTCCAGTGATAGTATACGCCAAAGTGTTAGGTATCCTCAAATGTTCTGCGGAGGTGAAGAGCCTTGAGGTGTTGAAAATCCGTGTCCTGGAGGACATGAACGAGTTTACCACACATATTCTAGAAACGGTTAACGCGCACATGATGCTGGATAAAGCGGCCTCTGGGCAAAGTGTCCCTGTTGTTCCCTCAGAAATGGATGAGGCCCAGATGCACAGCGAGTACCACCCCGACTTCATCCGTAAGGAGGTGCTGCGTTTGATTCAGGAGTGTCCTCGATAGGAAGGCAAGAGCGTTCGTGAGCTCCAGACCGAGCTTAGCAACCTGAGCATCGGGACCATCAATCAAGCCATTGAGTATCTGACCGTCAAGGGCCACATCTA